Proteins from a single region of Geothrix sp. PMB-07:
- a CDS encoding response regulator has protein sequence MSLPSRPRPLPQPEAPTKTLLVVEDDRATLSLYRAGLKGLPGFKILMAENGGQAMEVLRHEPVHVLVTDLNMPVMDGFNLIAKASRFYPQVPIIVMTGLDQSQHLNTPLQLGAIRILTKPPRLTILMDAIKAAAALEPSGLIRGIGLNSILQLLNWEKKSCTLTVNSEAGMGLMYLKNGEVVHAAYRAEEGLPAAYEILTWDRPDIEFVETCRVEQTIDLALTELLMNAAMLSDHRRPEFGEA, from the coding sequence ATGAGCCTTCCCAGCCGCCCACGTCCCCTGCCCCAGCCTGAAGCCCCCACCAAGACCCTGCTGGTGGTGGAGGATGATCGCGCCACCCTGAGCCTCTACCGGGCCGGGCTGAAGGGCCTGCCGGGCTTCAAGATCCTCATGGCCGAAAACGGCGGCCAGGCCATGGAGGTCCTCCGCCACGAGCCCGTGCACGTGCTGGTGACCGACCTCAACATGCCCGTGATGGATGGCTTCAACCTCATCGCCAAGGCCAGCCGCTTCTACCCCCAGGTGCCCATCATCGTCATGACGGGCCTGGATCAGAGCCAGCACCTGAACACACCGTTGCAGCTGGGTGCCATCCGCATCCTCACCAAGCCGCCCCGGCTCACCATCCTCATGGACGCCATCAAGGCCGCCGCCGCCCTGGAACCCAGCGGGCTCATCCGCGGCATCGGGCTCAACAGCATCCTCCAGCTGCTGAACTGGGAAAAGAAATCCTGCACCCTCACCGTCAACTCCGAAGCGGGCATGGGCCTGATGTATCTCAAGAACGGTGAGGTGGTGCACGCCGCCTACCGGGCCGAGGAAGGGCTTCCCGCGGCCTACGAGATCCTCACCTGGGACCGCCCCGACATCGAGTTCGTGGAGACCTGCCGGGTGGAGCAGACCATCGACCTGGCCCTCACGGAATTGCTCATGAACGCCGCCATGCTTTCCGACCACCGTCGTCCCGAATTCGGCGAGGCCTGA